A DNA window from Streptomyces sp. 71268 contains the following coding sequences:
- a CDS encoding DUF3499 domain-containing protein: MESLRGPFKSAVPSNVVSPVRRCSRTACGRPAVATLTYVYADSTAVLGPLATYAEPHCYDLCSEHSERLTAPRGWEVVRLAVDTGPTRPSGDDLEALANAVREAARPHDRGPGAPGAGPTHGREADPMEVARRAHLRVLRSPDS, from the coding sequence ATGGAGAGTCTTCGCGGCCCGTTCAAGAGTGCGGTACCGTCCAACGTCGTGAGCCCTGTACGTCGCTGTTCGCGCACCGCGTGCGGCCGTCCCGCCGTCGCGACGCTGACGTACGTCTACGCGGACTCCACCGCGGTCCTCGGACCGCTCGCCACCTACGCCGAGCCGCACTGCTACGACCTGTGCTCGGAGCACTCGGAACGCCTCACCGCGCCGCGCGGCTGGGAGGTCGTCCGGCTCGCCGTGGACACCGGCCCCACCAGACCCAGCGGTGACGACCTCGAAGCGCTCGCCAACGCGGTGCGCGAGGCCGCCCGCCCGCACGACCGAGGCCCCGGAGCCCCTGGCGCCGGCCCGACGCACGGCCGCGAGGCCGACCCCATGGAGGTCGCCCGCCGCGCCCACCTGCGGGTCCTCCGCTCTCCCGACTCCTGA
- a CDS encoding CAP family protein, giving the protein MIRRTAPRGALAAMAAVTATLTLATPATPSPTPAFDQQLLDRTNAQRARHGVPPLVLDPAISSWAQEWADQLAKSGKFEHRSPNKYGENLHYAWSSDGASPSGAQVADAWYNQVREYTYYGREPDMSTFSKWGNFTQVVWKSSRRMGVGLAKSRNETYVVVNYSPAGNYVGQFAANVPAPR; this is encoded by the coding sequence ATGATCCGACGTACCGCCCCGCGCGGCGCACTGGCCGCCATGGCGGCCGTGACGGCGACCCTCACGCTGGCCACCCCCGCCACCCCCTCGCCCACCCCGGCGTTCGACCAACAGCTCCTGGACCGCACCAACGCCCAACGCGCCCGCCACGGCGTCCCGCCGCTGGTCCTCGATCCCGCGATCAGCAGCTGGGCACAGGAGTGGGCGGACCAGCTGGCGAAGTCCGGGAAGTTCGAGCACCGGTCCCCCAACAAGTACGGCGAGAACCTGCACTACGCGTGGAGCTCCGATGGCGCCTCGCCGAGCGGCGCCCAGGTGGCCGACGCCTGGTACAACCAGGTCAGGGAGTACACGTACTACGGCCGCGAACCCGACATGAGCACCTTCTCCAAGTGGGGCAACTTCACCCAGGTGGTGTGGAAGAGCAGCCGCAGGATGGGCGTGGGGCTGGCGAAGTCGCGGAACGAAACGTACGTCGTCGTGAACTACAGCCCGGCCGGCAACTACGTCGGCCAGTTCGCCGCGAACGTCCCGGCCCCCAGGTGA
- a CDS encoding L-lactate permease, whose product MFVPQLEPVAGSLALSALVAALPLATVLTLLGAARVRAPRAGLAGLAVAGLVAWGAYDMPVEQTLSGAAQGALFGLFPILWIVVNALWVYRMTVRTHHFDVLRRSFGRLSDDPRVQALVIAFCFGALLEALAGFGAPVAICSVMLVALGFDPVRAAVVALVANTAPVAFGAMGTSVVTLAQVTELPLDTVAAVVGRQTPLLALLVPLLLVALVDGPRGLRETWRPALACGFAFALAQFAAANYLSAQLADIAAALAGAAALAATPSARRPATEQVRATVLTGAHGADVDRVDPRPEVLRAYAPYALIVAVFSIAQLGPVKELLGRATRRFDWPFLDAASPDGERLAANAFALPLLATGGTLVLLAGLGTARVLRVPWRAALGEWLATVRELRAAIVTVTSVLALAYVMNLSGQAATIGHFVAAAGGGLAFLSPVLGWFGVAVTGSDTSANALFGGLQVTAARESGLSPELLAAAGSSGGVLGKMISPQNLTIACAAVGLTGREGDLLRKVLPWSLGLLLVMCLIVLAQSTPVLGWMLP is encoded by the coding sequence TTGTTCGTGCCGCAACTGGAACCGGTCGCCGGTTCCCTCGCCCTGTCCGCGCTCGTCGCCGCCCTTCCGCTCGCCACCGTCCTCACCCTGCTCGGCGCGGCGCGCGTCCGGGCACCGCGTGCCGGGCTCGCCGGCCTCGCCGTCGCCGGGCTCGTCGCCTGGGGCGCGTACGACATGCCCGTCGAGCAGACCCTGTCCGGCGCGGCGCAGGGGGCGCTGTTCGGCCTCTTCCCCATCCTGTGGATCGTCGTCAACGCCCTGTGGGTGTACCGGATGACGGTGCGCACCCACCACTTCGACGTGCTCCGCCGTTCCTTCGGCCGGCTCTCGGACGATCCCCGGGTGCAGGCGCTGGTGATCGCGTTCTGCTTCGGGGCGCTCCTTGAGGCGCTGGCCGGGTTCGGCGCGCCGGTGGCGATCTGTTCGGTGATGTTGGTCGCGCTCGGCTTCGATCCGGTCAGGGCGGCGGTGGTCGCCCTGGTCGCCAACACCGCGCCGGTCGCCTTCGGCGCCATGGGCACCTCCGTGGTGACCCTCGCGCAGGTCACCGAGTTGCCGCTGGACACCGTCGCCGCGGTCGTCGGGCGACAGACCCCGCTGCTCGCGCTGCTGGTGCCGCTGCTCCTGGTCGCCCTCGTGGACGGCCCGCGCGGCCTGCGGGAGACCTGGCGGCCCGCGCTCGCCTGCGGCTTCGCCTTCGCACTCGCACAGTTCGCGGCGGCGAACTACCTCTCGGCCCAGCTCGCCGACATCGCCGCCGCGCTCGCCGGCGCCGCGGCCCTGGCCGCCACCCCGTCCGCTCGCCGCCCGGCCACCGAGCAGGTTCGCGCGACCGTGCTCACCGGCGCGCACGGCGCTGACGTGGACCGGGTGGACCCGCGCCCCGAGGTGCTGCGCGCCTACGCCCCGTACGCCCTGATCGTCGCGGTCTTCTCGATCGCGCAGCTCGGCCCGGTCAAGGAACTGCTCGGCCGGGCCACCCGGCGGTTCGACTGGCCGTTCCTCGACGCGGCGAGCCCCGACGGGGAGCGGCTGGCCGCCAACGCGTTCGCGCTGCCACTGCTGGCCACGGGCGGCACGCTCGTGCTGCTCGCCGGCCTCGGCACCGCCCGGGTGCTGCGGGTGCCCTGGCGGGCGGCGCTCGGCGAGTGGCTGGCCACCGTCCGGGAGCTGCGCGCCGCGATCGTGACGGTGACCTCGGTGCTGGCGCTCGCGTACGTGATGAACCTGTCCGGCCAGGCGGCCACCATCGGCCACTTCGTCGCGGCGGCCGGCGGCGGGCTGGCCTTCCTCTCGCCGGTGCTCGGCTGGTTCGGCGTCGCGGTCACCGGCTCGGACACCTCGGCCAACGCGCTCTTCGGCGGGCTCCAGGTCACCGCCGCCCGCGAGTCCGGCCTCTCGCCGGAGCTGCTGGCGGCGGCGGGCAGCTCGGGCGGCGTGCTCGGCAAGATGATCTCGCCGCAGAACCTCACCATCGCGTGCGCCGCCGTGGGCCTGACCGGCCGCGAGGGCGACCTGCTGCGCAAGGTGCTCCCGTGGAGCCTGGGGCTGCTCCTGGTGATGTGCCTCATCGTGCTGGCCCAGAGCACGCCGGTGCTGGGCTGGATGCTGCCGTGA
- a CDS encoding phosphomannomutase/phosphoglucomutase, producing the protein MADLSQLVKAYDVRGVVPDQWDETLAALFGAAFAQVTNANAVVVGHDMRPSSPGLSRAFAEGAAALGVDVTEIGLCSTDELYYASGALDLPGAMFTASHNPAQYNGIKMCRAGAAPVGQDTGLAEIRALVERWSTEGAPPSAATRGAITQRDVLADYAAHLRSLVDLAASRPLKVVVDAGNGMGGHTVPTVFDGLPIELVPLYFELDGTFPNHEANPLDPKNIVDLQAKVRAVGADIGLAFDGDADRCFVVDERGEPVSPSAITALVAERELAKHPGGTVIHNCITSWSVPEIVKEAGGTAVRTRVGHSFIKAEMARTGAIFGGEHSAHYYFRDFWNADTGMLAALHVLAALGEQDGPLSQLVARYDRYAASGEINSTVADQPGRAAAVRAAFEQRPDVQLDELDGLTVTAATWWFNLRASNTEPLLRLNVEARDAQTVAQVRDEVLAIVRA; encoded by the coding sequence GTGGCTGATCTGTCGCAGCTCGTGAAGGCGTACGACGTGCGTGGGGTCGTCCCCGACCAGTGGGACGAGACGCTGGCCGCACTCTTCGGCGCGGCCTTCGCACAAGTGACGAACGCAAACGCGGTGGTCGTCGGCCACGACATGCGCCCGTCGTCCCCGGGGCTCTCGCGGGCCTTCGCCGAGGGCGCCGCCGCGCTCGGTGTGGACGTCACCGAGATCGGCCTGTGCTCGACGGACGAGCTGTACTACGCCAGCGGCGCGCTCGACCTGCCCGGCGCGATGTTCACCGCGAGCCACAACCCGGCCCAGTACAACGGGATCAAGATGTGCCGCGCCGGCGCCGCCCCGGTGGGCCAGGACACCGGCCTCGCCGAGATCCGCGCCCTGGTCGAGCGCTGGTCCACCGAGGGCGCGCCGCCGAGCGCGGCCACCCGCGGCGCCATCACCCAGCGCGACGTGCTCGCCGACTACGCCGCCCACCTGCGCTCCCTGGTGGACCTGGCCGCGAGCCGCCCGCTGAAGGTGGTCGTGGACGCGGGCAACGGCATGGGCGGCCACACCGTCCCCACCGTCTTCGACGGCCTGCCGATCGAGCTGGTCCCGCTCTACTTCGAGCTCGACGGAACGTTTCCCAACCACGAGGCCAACCCGCTCGACCCGAAGAACATCGTCGACCTCCAGGCGAAGGTCCGGGCCGTCGGCGCCGACATAGGTCTTGCCTTCGACGGCGACGCCGACCGCTGCTTCGTCGTCGACGAGCGGGGCGAGCCGGTCTCGCCGTCGGCGATCACCGCGCTGGTCGCCGAGCGCGAACTCGCCAAGCACCCCGGCGGCACGGTCATTCACAACTGCATCACCTCCTGGTCCGTGCCCGAGATCGTCAAGGAGGCCGGCGGCACGGCCGTGCGCACCCGCGTGGGCCACTCCTTCATCAAGGCGGAGATGGCCCGCACCGGCGCGATCTTCGGCGGCGAGCACTCGGCGCACTACTACTTCCGCGACTTCTGGAACGCCGACACCGGCATGCTGGCCGCGCTGCACGTCCTGGCCGCGCTCGGCGAGCAGGACGGCCCGCTCTCCCAGCTCGTCGCCCGCTACGACCGGTACGCCGCCTCCGGCGAGATCAACAGCACCGTCGCCGACCAGCCGGGCCGGGCCGCCGCCGTCAGGGCCGCCTTCGAGCAGCGCCCCGACGTCCAGCTCGACGAACTCGACGGCCTGACCGTCACCGCCGCCACCTGGTGGTTCAACCTCCGCGCCTCCAACACGGAGCCGCTGCTGCGGTTGAATGTGGAGGCCCGGGACGCGCAGACGGTGGCCCAGGTACGCGACGAGGTCCTCGCCATCGTCCGCGCCTGA
- a CDS encoding Trm112 family protein: MPVEASLLEILACPACHAPLRDESAATEPELVCEGAGCGLAYPIRDGIPVLLVDEARRPA, translated from the coding sequence ATGCCGGTCGAAGCCAGCCTCCTGGAGATCCTCGCCTGCCCGGCGTGCCACGCCCCGCTGCGGGACGAGTCGGCCGCGACCGAGCCGGAGTTGGTCTGCGAGGGCGCGGGCTGCGGCCTGGCGTACCCGATCCGGGACGGCATCCCCGTACTCCTGGTGGACGAGGCACGCCGCCCCGCCTGA
- a CDS encoding SIS domain-containing protein, which translates to MLDESLLDAPEALARADTRGLLRGAAESGARVRTAARYAAEAGIADLQPDGRPRAVLVAGPGSVAECAADLLGALTGGSVPVTLIRPTGVAPAAGALRWTLPGWAGPLDLVAVTSPDGSEPGLGVLLDQAYRRGCTVVALTPTDTPLVEAVERARGLHLPTTPAPLLEPDPGTGYGQPPADADPYGADPTPPGTPHAEWPTAPGVDQPDEPQRPAPGEGGTNPPPLAPGEAHPRPEPPAVGALGTHPHGAGEPLAAQRTNPYPADPSPGALWAVLTPLLALVDRIGLVHAPPETLQRVADRLDQVAERCGPAQATYRNPAKSLAAELADALPLVWTEGEVAAAVGRRFARLLGAVAGRPALTAELPDALRVHGALLTSPLAGGADPDDFFRDRVEEPEALRARVVLLRDRQAPDADTDAPDVPAVTADLSAAPAARELALSHDTPVSELEPTAEHAVERAAELLAITDFAAVYLALAGAEGS; encoded by the coding sequence ATGCTCGACGAATCGCTCCTGGACGCCCCCGAAGCCCTGGCCCGTGCTGATACCCGAGGTCTGCTGCGCGGCGCCGCCGAGTCCGGCGCGCGGGTGCGCACGGCCGCCCGGTACGCCGCCGAGGCGGGCATCGCGGACCTCCAGCCCGACGGCCGGCCCCGCGCGGTCCTGGTGGCGGGCCCCGGGAGCGTGGCGGAGTGCGCCGCCGACCTGCTCGGCGCCCTCACCGGCGGCAGCGTGCCCGTCACCCTGATCCGTCCCACCGGCGTCGCGCCCGCCGCCGGCGCCCTGCGCTGGACCCTGCCCGGCTGGGCCGGCCCGCTCGACCTGGTGGCCGTGACCAGCCCGGACGGCTCCGAACCGGGCCTGGGCGTACTCCTGGACCAGGCGTACCGGCGCGGCTGCACCGTGGTGGCCCTCACCCCGACCGACACCCCGCTGGTCGAGGCCGTCGAGCGCGCCCGTGGCCTGCACCTCCCGACCACGCCGGCCCCGCTGCTGGAGCCGGACCCCGGCACCGGGTACGGCCAGCCGCCGGCCGACGCCGACCCGTACGGCGCGGACCCGACCCCGCCCGGCACCCCGCACGCCGAGTGGCCCACGGCCCCCGGGGTCGACCAGCCCGACGAGCCCCAGCGCCCCGCGCCCGGCGAGGGTGGCACCAACCCGCCGCCGCTGGCCCCCGGCGAGGCCCACCCCAGGCCCGAGCCGCCCGCGGTCGGAGCCCTCGGCACCCACCCGCACGGCGCGGGCGAGCCCCTCGCGGCCCAGCGCACCAACCCCTACCCCGCCGACCCCTCGCCCGGCGCGCTGTGGGCCGTGCTCACGCCGCTGCTCGCCCTCGTCGACCGGATCGGCCTGGTGCACGCGCCGCCCGAGACGCTGCAACGCGTCGCCGACCGGCTCGACCAGGTCGCCGAGCGCTGCGGCCCCGCCCAGGCCACCTACCGCAACCCCGCCAAGTCGCTCGCCGCCGAACTGGCCGACGCGCTGCCGCTGGTGTGGACCGAGGGCGAGGTCGCGGCGGCCGTCGGCCGCCGCTTCGCCCGGCTGCTCGGCGCGGTCGCCGGCCGGCCCGCGCTCACCGCGGAGCTGCCCGACGCGCTGCGGGTCCACGGCGCGCTGCTGACCAGCCCGCTCGCCGGCGGAGCCGACCCGGACGACTTCTTCCGGGACCGGGTGGAGGAGCCGGAGGCGCTGCGCGCCCGCGTCGTACTGCTCCGCGACCGGCAGGCCCCCGACGCCGACACCGACGCCCCCGACGTCCCGGCGGTCACCGCCGACCTGTCGGCCGCGCCGGCCGCCCGCGAACTCGCGCTCTCGCACGACACCCCGGTCAGCGAGCTCGAACCCACCGCCGAACACGCCGTGGAGCGCGCGGCCGAGCTTCTCGCCATCACGGATTTCGCCGCCGTTTACCTGGCGCTTGCCGGCGCAGAGGGATCATGA
- the manA gene encoding mannose-6-phosphate isomerase, class I has protein sequence MDRLANTVRPYAWGSVTAIPELLGTEPTGQPQAELWMGAHPGAPSRVDRGAGPVGLNEVIAADPEAELGPEAVRRFGDRLPFLLKVLAAQVPLSLQVHPDLDQARAGFADEERRGVPVDAPHRNYKDANHKPELICALTPFDGLCGFRPPAEAADLLAALDVDSLKPYVDILRAMPDTDALREVLTAVLSADREAMAATVTEAAEAATRLAAAGGPHADAYAAYAAVARSFPGDPGVIAGMLLNHVRLQPGEGLYLGAGVPHAYLNGLGVELMANSDNVLRCGLTPKHVDVPELLRVVRFESAPPGVLRPEAEPDGAEVYATPIDEFRLSRHVLPADAAPRPLPTGAPQVLLCTDGQVTLRAQGPTSPGAATELRLAQGESAYVPAPEAVELTGEGTLYRATLAL, from the coding sequence ATGGACCGCCTAGCCAACACCGTGCGCCCCTACGCCTGGGGGTCCGTCACCGCCATCCCCGAACTCCTCGGCACCGAACCGACCGGCCAGCCGCAGGCCGAACTGTGGATGGGCGCCCACCCGGGCGCACCCTCGCGCGTCGACCGGGGCGCGGGCCCCGTCGGCCTCAACGAGGTCATCGCCGCCGACCCGGAGGCCGAACTCGGCCCGGAGGCCGTCCGCCGCTTCGGCGACCGGCTGCCGTTCCTGCTCAAGGTGCTGGCCGCACAGGTCCCGCTCTCCCTCCAGGTCCACCCCGACCTCGACCAGGCCCGAGCCGGCTTCGCGGACGAGGAGCGGCGCGGCGTGCCCGTCGACGCCCCGCACCGCAACTACAAGGACGCCAACCACAAGCCCGAACTGATCTGCGCGCTCACCCCCTTCGACGGCCTGTGCGGCTTCCGCCCGCCCGCCGAGGCCGCCGACCTGCTCGCCGCGCTCGACGTCGACTCGCTCAAGCCGTACGTGGACATCCTGCGCGCCATGCCGGACACCGACGCGCTGCGCGAGGTGCTCACCGCCGTCCTCAGCGCCGACCGCGAGGCCATGGCCGCCACGGTCACCGAGGCGGCCGAGGCCGCCACCCGGCTGGCCGCGGCGGGCGGCCCGCACGCCGACGCCTACGCCGCGTACGCCGCCGTCGCCCGCAGCTTCCCCGGCGACCCCGGCGTGATCGCCGGCATGCTGCTCAACCACGTCAGGCTCCAGCCCGGCGAGGGGCTCTACCTGGGCGCCGGCGTCCCGCACGCCTACCTCAACGGCCTCGGCGTCGAACTCATGGCCAACTCAGACAACGTGCTGCGCTGCGGCCTCACCCCCAAGCACGTCGACGTTCCCGAGTTGCTGCGGGTCGTACGGTTCGAGAGCGCCCCGCCCGGCGTACTGCGCCCCGAGGCGGAGCCGGACGGCGCCGAGGTCTACGCGACGCCCATCGACGAGTTCCGGCTCTCCCGCCACGTCCTGCCCGCCGACGCCGCCCCCCGCCCGCTGCCGACCGGCGCCCCGCAGGTCCTGCTCTGCACCGATGGCCAGGTCACGCTGCGCGCCCAGGGGCCGACGTCCCCCGGCGCGGCCACCGAACTGCGCCTGGCCCAGGGCGAGTCGGCCTACGTGCCCGCCCCCGAGGCCGTCGAACTCACCGGCGAGGGCACGCTCTACCGCGCCACGCTCGCCCTCTGA
- a CDS encoding cation diffusion facilitator family transporter, translating to MSASGGTKAIVAALGANLAIAVAKFVAFAFSGSSSMLAEGVHSLADSGNQGLLLLGGKKAKREATPQHPFGYGRERYIYGFLVSIVLFTIGGVFALYEGYEKIKHPHEIEHWYWPVGVLVFAIIAETFSFRTAIKESNQVRGALSWSQFVRRAKAPELPVVLLEDLGALVGLVLALVGVSLALATGDGVWDGIGTLCIGVLLVLIAIVLAAETKSLLLGEAADKNQVEAIQAAVVDGETVTRLIHMRTLHLGPEELLVAAKIAVRHDDTATEVAAAIDAAEERIRAAVPIARVIYLEPDIYSATAAASGASPTKPTAP from the coding sequence ATGAGTGCATCGGGCGGAACCAAGGCGATCGTCGCCGCACTGGGCGCCAACCTGGCCATCGCGGTGGCCAAGTTCGTGGCCTTCGCGTTCAGCGGCTCGTCGTCCATGCTCGCCGAGGGCGTGCACTCGCTGGCCGACTCGGGCAACCAGGGTCTGCTGCTCCTCGGCGGCAAGAAGGCCAAGCGGGAGGCGACCCCACAGCACCCCTTCGGCTACGGCCGAGAGCGCTACATCTACGGCTTCCTCGTCTCCATCGTGCTCTTCACCATCGGCGGCGTCTTCGCGCTCTACGAGGGCTACGAGAAGATCAAGCACCCGCACGAGATCGAGCACTGGTACTGGCCGGTCGGCGTGCTCGTCTTCGCGATCATCGCCGAGACGTTCTCCTTCCGCACCGCGATCAAGGAGTCCAACCAGGTACGCGGCGCGCTGAGCTGGTCCCAGTTCGTCCGCCGCGCCAAGGCCCCCGAGCTTCCCGTCGTCCTCCTCGAAGACCTCGGCGCGCTGGTCGGCCTCGTCCTCGCGCTCGTCGGCGTCAGCCTCGCCCTCGCCACCGGCGACGGCGTCTGGGACGGCATCGGGACGCTGTGCATCGGCGTTCTCCTCGTCCTGATCGCCATCGTGCTCGCGGCCGAGACCAAGTCGCTGCTGCTCGGCGAGGCCGCCGACAAGAACCAGGTGGAGGCGATCCAGGCGGCCGTGGTCGACGGCGAGACCGTCACCCGCCTGATCCACATGCGCACGCTGCACCTCGGCCCGGAGGAACTGCTGGTCGCCGCCAAGATCGCGGTACGCCACGACGACACGGCGACGGAGGTGGCCGCGGCGATCGACGCCGCCGAGGAACGCATCCGCGCCGCCGTCCCGATCGCCCGCGTCATCTACCTGGAGCCGGACATCTACAGCGCCACGGCCGCCGCGTCCGGCGCCTCCCCCACCAAGCCGACGGCCCCCTGA